From Qipengyuania psychrotolerans:
GCGAGAATTGGATCGAATAGTTCCATATAAATACTTCCGTGACGATTTCTTCCAATCGGTATTTTTGATTAATATCTATACATATCCCGGTACTTGCCGAGAGATGCACTGGAGTTCGTCATTACGCATTTGGAGCATCTGGAATACGCTCCTGACGGAACGCCTTTCCGTCATCCGTCCAGACCTTTGCCGAAGCGCAGCTTGAGGCGAGCCTGGAAGCATTACATGGCGTTGGTGCGGAACAAGGAAGACACCGCGCGTGTCTTCCATATCTATGATGCCCTGCCATCACGGCATTTCTGGCCTCATGCACACAAATTGGCGCTTAGCGAGCATGGCCAGTCCCTGCGCGAGCGTGAGCCTTTTCTTCCGCCCGTGCTCGATGATCATGAGGCATTGCGCAATCTCCCCAAAGGCAGTGTTGGTCAGGCTTACTGCCACTTCATGGAGGAAGAAGGTTTAACGGCATCCGGCCTCGTGCAAGCAGCAGAAGAAATGGGGCGTCCGAAGTACGGCGATCTCATCGAATGGTACGGCTGGCGGCAGCGCGACACGCACGATCTTCTGCATGTCCTGACCGGTTATGGCCGCGATGCGCTGGGCGAGGCGTGTAATCTGCTGTTTACCCACGGCCATGCGCCCAGCCATGCGCACTTGCTGCTCGGCTATTCCGCCGCCATCAATATTCGCCGCAAGGTCAAGACCCGCGCCCCTGTTTTAAAAGCAGTACGCGAGGCGCACCGCAGCGGAGCAAGCGTGCCAGCTCCAGCGAGCTTCCACATCGGTGACCTGCTCAGGATGAATATCGACGAAGCGCGGCAGATGCTCGGCATCGAAAGGCCACACGCCTATCATGCGTGTCACGAGGTCTGGCAGGATGAGCGGATCGACCCTTACGATTTGCTTGCCGCTGCTGCCTGAATTAGAGCCAGCTCGAAATCACGGAAAGCGGCTTCTTTTCGAGCGCGTACCGGGGAATGGTCGCCCCTTCAGCTGGCAGTCCTGCTACCACGATCATCAATGGTTTTTCGTAGTCTGGCCGGCCGCAAAGCTCGCGCAGGAAGCCCATCGGCGATGGCGTATGGGTCAATGTGGCAACCCCCGCGCTGTGCAAGGTTGAGATCAGCATCCCGCAGGCAATGCCGACGCTCTCGTTAACGTAGTAATTCTGCGTCTTGCCGTCCTCGGCGATCCCACCTTTGCGCTGGGCGAAGACGACGATCAGCCACGGAGCTGTTTCCAGGAAAGGTTTGTCCGCGTCAGTGCCGAGTGGGGAAAGTGCTTCCAGCCATTCATCGCTGGCCTTGCCGGCATAGAACGCGCGTTCTTCTTCCTCTGCAGCAACGCGAATTGCGCGCTTCTTGTCGGGCGAGGCGACTACGGCGAAATGCCACGGCTGGTGGTTGGCGCCATTGGGCGCGCTTCCGGCGGCTTCTATTGCGGCTTCGATAACTTCGCGCGGCACAGGCTTTTCCGAGAAATAGCGACAAGTGCGCCGTTCCTTCAGTCGATCGCGCATCGATCGGGCGCGTTCGATACGGGCATCGCCGGATAATTCGGGCAGGGAATAGGGAATTTCGTCGTGGTCTTTCATGCCGCCTCCTATTCCCGTTTCGCTCGCGGAAGGAAAGCGGTTACGTGGACAGTCAATTAACAGTGTTGTAAGTTGCTGCCTGCAATGGAGTGCGACATGGCAAAAGCAGACCAACCCCTCGTCCATCCCAACCGCAAGACTAGCGGCATGCGCCCGATCAAGGCGTGGCGTCATTTTCGCAAGCTCGTTGCGGACAAGGAGGACACAGCGCAGGTCTTCCACATTATCGAAGCCATGAAGGGCAAGCGCAGCCACCGGCAGGCCTGGGACTTCATCGCATCGGAAACGGGGCAGCGCTATCTGGCCGACCGAAGCGAGATCCCGGAAATGCTCGACGATCACGGCCGCTGGCAAGATTGCGCCCCCAATAGCGTCGCGTCCCATTACATCGCCTTCATGCGCCGCGAGGGCCTGTCCGCGGCAGGACTCGTCGAAGAATCGCACCGCTTCCTGCCGCCTGCAAAGCGATACAACGATCTTACCGAATGGTATTTCAACCGCCTGCGGGACACGCATGACCTGTTCCACATCCTGACCGGCTATGGCCGAGATGCACTGGGGGAGGCGGCGCTTCTGGGCTTCAGCTACGAACAGAACCACAATCGCGGGATACTGTTCATCGCCTATGCCGGTGCGCGTGAGATCAAGAAATCGACTGGGACGAGCGCGCCGCTTTTTGCCGCTATTCGTGAAGGGCGCGAACTGGG
This genomic window contains:
- a CDS encoding Coq4 family protein — protein: MALVRNKEDTARVFHIYDALPSRHFWPHAHKLALSEHGQSLREREPFLPPVLDDHEALRNLPKGSVGQAYCHFMEEEGLTASGLVQAAEEMGRPKYGDLIEWYGWRQRDTHDLLHVLTGYGRDALGEACNLLFTHGHAPSHAHLLLGYSAAINIRRKVKTRAPVLKAVREAHRSGASVPAPASFHIGDLLRMNIDEARQMLGIERPHAYHACHEVWQDERIDPYDLLAAAA
- a CDS encoding nitroreductase family protein; this translates as MKDHDEIPYSLPELSGDARIERARSMRDRLKERRTCRYFSEKPVPREVIEAAIEAAGSAPNGANHQPWHFAVVASPDKKRAIRVAAEEEERAFYAGKASDEWLEALSPLGTDADKPFLETAPWLIVVFAQRKGGIAEDGKTQNYYVNESVGIACGMLISTLHSAGVATLTHTPSPMGFLRELCGRPDYEKPLMIVVAGLPAEGATIPRYALEKKPLSVISSWL
- a CDS encoding ubiquinone biosynthesis protein COQ4, whose amino-acid sequence is MAKADQPLVHPNRKTSGMRPIKAWRHFRKLVADKEDTAQVFHIIEAMKGKRSHRQAWDFIASETGQRYLADRSEIPEMLDDHGRWQDCAPNSVASHYIAFMRREGLSAAGLVEESHRFLPPAKRYNDLTEWYFNRLRDTHDLFHILTGYGRDALGEAALLGFSYEQNHNRGILFIAYAGAREIKKSTGTSAPLFAAIREGRELGRKAAKLAHMDVARVMREDIDEARARLNVGKPETYFRCLEIMREEGLAEDEFLPPEAKTA